A DNA window from Paenibacillus sp. HWE-109 contains the following coding sequences:
- a CDS encoding ABC transporter substrate-binding protein: MRTRKMKSLPVVLSTILLSSMMLAGCGKTGETPSTASPTAAANQTTAPSSEAKKLDPVTLKWYLPQGAFPDAKAVFTEMSKITKEKINADLDIEFVDWGNYDQKMQAVLASGENVDLMFTSNWTNDYVSAVNKGAYLDVTDLLKKYGTNILKQVPEKAWEAPKINGKLYGIINTQVLARTPGMLINKTYADKYGFDPSKAKKLEDLTPFLEKVATGEKDKYAFRVKGNDDQLGYIGSALGIEYFADTNPGVLLINDNNTKIVNLFETKEYVNFLKLMHEWYQKGIIRKDAPTITDLEADEKAGKYITRTAVMNPDVPANQADRYGNGKPENVLTAQFSAPYMSTGSIIGTLTAIPRTSKNPERAMMFYDLMYSDAKLFNLMNYGIENKHYKKTGEDLIETIPNSGYNVASGWEYGNMFNSYRTSPLQPKWFPAGPDMNKAAISSKVLGFSFDPSKVKSELAQCASAISEYKAGLITGALDPDTALPKLNDKLKKAGMDKLLAEMQTQIDAWKAANNK, translated from the coding sequence TCCATGATGCTTGCCGGTTGCGGCAAAACGGGGGAAACCCCTTCAACAGCTTCACCGACTGCCGCGGCAAACCAAACAACGGCTCCGAGCTCCGAAGCAAAGAAATTGGATCCGGTAACGCTCAAATGGTACCTGCCTCAAGGTGCTTTCCCGGATGCTAAAGCGGTATTCACAGAGATGAGCAAAATCACGAAAGAAAAAATTAATGCCGACCTCGATATTGAATTTGTGGATTGGGGAAATTACGATCAAAAAATGCAGGCCGTGCTTGCATCCGGTGAAAATGTAGATTTAATGTTCACCTCGAATTGGACGAATGATTATGTTTCAGCCGTGAATAAAGGCGCTTATCTGGATGTTACGGATCTGCTCAAGAAATATGGTACGAACATTTTGAAGCAAGTGCCTGAAAAAGCCTGGGAAGCTCCCAAGATTAACGGTAAGCTGTATGGCATTATTAATACACAAGTTCTAGCAAGAACACCAGGTATGCTTATCAATAAAACGTATGCGGATAAATATGGTTTCGACCCGTCGAAAGCCAAGAAGCTAGAAGATTTGACTCCCTTCCTGGAAAAAGTTGCTACCGGTGAGAAGGATAAATACGCATTCCGGGTCAAAGGCAACGACGATCAGCTAGGCTATATTGGGTCTGCGCTTGGCATTGAGTACTTCGCTGACACGAATCCAGGCGTGCTTCTTATTAATGACAACAATACGAAGATCGTCAATCTCTTTGAGACTAAGGAGTATGTGAACTTCCTTAAGCTGATGCATGAGTGGTATCAAAAAGGCATTATCCGCAAAGATGCACCGACCATTACGGATCTTGAGGCGGATGAGAAGGCAGGGAAGTATATTACAAGAACAGCCGTTATGAATCCAGATGTACCAGCTAACCAAGCTGATCGTTACGGCAATGGGAAGCCGGAAAACGTATTAACAGCACAATTTTCTGCCCCTTACATGAGCACTGGTTCCATTATTGGAACTTTGACAGCTATTCCCCGTACATCCAAGAATCCGGAGCGGGCTATGATGTTTTATGATTTAATGTATTCGGACGCTAAGCTATTTAACCTTATGAACTATGGAATTGAAAACAAGCATTACAAAAAAACAGGTGAAGATTTAATCGAAACCATCCCTAATAGCGGCTATAATGTTGCTTCAGGTTGGGAGTACGGCAATATGTTTAATTCTTATCGGACGAGTCCGTTACAACCCAAATGGTTCCCGGCAGGCCCTGATATGAACAAGGCCGCAATTTCATCCAAAGTGCTCGGCTTCAGCTTCGACCCTTCGAAGGTGAAAAGCGAACTGGCGCAATGCGCTTCCGCCATTAGCGAGTATAAAGCGGGTCTGATAACCGGAGCGCTTGATCCTGATACTGCGTTGCCGAAATTAAATGATAAGCTGAAAAAAGCAGGCATGGATAAGCTGCTGGCTGAAATGCAAACACAAATTGATGCTTGGAAGGCAGCAAATAATAAGTAA
- a CDS encoding discoidin domain-containing protein has product MFKEKRKLKQAYRKMIAGLLAACMFASLQTNFAFASPNEQSLTRLPGVVVTASSNLYKNNSGKTIDGNVSGDNYTWISNHNVRPHWLKIQLPSEKSISKYVLHHYGVFGDKSLNPQSFKVSVSMDDVNWTQVDQVERNIYDVTQRTLSTPVTARYFKVEYISPEQSGSGGGTEARLAEIELFSSSDAVSTLYNKAPVLTLNNRTVGYTGEPVNWYADGATAPIAYKGGVDYTQIPLKYLYKRRGTLDPFTETAPSQIGQYDVKAVFPGNETYNSAESNVALLTITKATIKLSLESQSFTYTGINVPMTGGVSYPIQVPYIYKYKALTPGATWKNAPPIEVGTYMVKADFAGNDFALGAESNETTMKIVPASTKVNWPELNTLLSGLTAKQNTPVDTVINGKYMTSGMLMGNGTFGVVSDALRNQQSYFLASGNAWSYKKIMNARLTFANGDPIVPSPPSPPPPFTFDSSNSILINNQKDNEANPQNYSPAYAFDSNEGTEWISYSQKVSQTTGLPRPLEKWVSVQGREPFTFNKIELKHHSVLFPDEVKYNLYNYDIQTSNNGVNWTTIKSVTGSVYSSVYSNTFDFAAPITTKYLRVDTTTPVNPQYATLHFPNDMTSARITDINLYNNGSNVINPPKLDNGRFSHERDILNAEIRSKMEYNSNLVSYKTWVADDQNAMFTNVTLDSSSSGPQKVKIQLSSPTTEGVVNATGTDRNVIWLTRDNETGFVFRGATATKVIKGNYQLGADNVIMLTLNPGETAKIATVLYTHSGLKVPAGIGSILVNKDLTTVKNIALQKLNAITEASIDTARAYHLNWWKNYWLKSYVKLDDPVIQNYYYTTLYILGCAIRQTPDWAEQPNVVGGLNGLFNTNDTSAADGHAVLNYNYEAPFYGVHSSNRTDMLQPYYADAVNSLSFEQQRTAARGYQGT; this is encoded by the coding sequence ATGTTCAAAGAAAAGAGAAAATTGAAACAGGCTTATAGGAAAATGATTGCAGGATTATTAGCAGCGTGTATGTTCGCATCTCTTCAAACCAATTTCGCATTTGCGTCGCCGAATGAACAATCATTGACAAGATTGCCGGGTGTTGTTGTAACGGCGAGCAGCAATTTGTATAAGAACAATTCCGGCAAAACGATTGACGGTAACGTCTCTGGAGATAACTATACCTGGATATCCAACCACAATGTGAGGCCGCACTGGTTGAAGATTCAACTTCCTTCAGAGAAAAGTATCTCCAAGTATGTGCTTCACCACTATGGCGTATTTGGAGACAAGAGCTTAAACCCGCAGAGTTTCAAAGTAAGCGTAAGCATGGACGATGTCAACTGGACTCAGGTGGATCAGGTGGAACGCAATATCTATGATGTCACGCAGCGTACGCTTTCAACGCCTGTTACGGCTCGTTATTTTAAAGTAGAGTATATCAGCCCGGAGCAAAGCGGATCCGGAGGCGGTACCGAAGCTCGACTGGCCGAAATCGAGCTCTTCAGCAGCAGCGATGCCGTAAGCACATTGTATAATAAGGCGCCGGTCCTTACCTTGAATAATCGGACAGTCGGCTACACAGGCGAACCGGTCAATTGGTATGCCGATGGCGCAACCGCTCCGATCGCTTACAAGGGAGGGGTTGATTATACGCAAATTCCTTTAAAGTATCTGTATAAAAGACGTGGCACGCTCGATCCTTTTACGGAAACGGCCCCATCCCAAATCGGGCAGTATGATGTAAAGGCTGTATTTCCAGGAAATGAAACGTATAACAGCGCGGAGAGCAATGTCGCCCTTCTCACGATAACCAAAGCAACCATTAAACTTTCTCTGGAGAGCCAGTCCTTCACCTATACAGGAATTAATGTTCCAATGACAGGGGGGGTATCGTATCCGATCCAAGTCCCTTATATTTATAAATATAAGGCGCTAACACCTGGTGCGACATGGAAAAACGCGCCTCCGATCGAGGTCGGCACTTATATGGTGAAAGCCGATTTTGCCGGAAATGATTTTGCTCTTGGTGCCGAAAGCAATGAAACGACGATGAAAATCGTTCCGGCATCCACAAAAGTCAATTGGCCGGAATTAAACACACTCTTGTCAGGACTCACGGCCAAACAAAATACGCCAGTTGATACGGTTATTAACGGTAAATATATGACTTCGGGTATGTTGATGGGCAATGGAACCTTTGGTGTTGTCTCAGATGCCTTAAGAAATCAGCAAAGCTACTTCCTTGCCAGCGGAAACGCGTGGAGTTATAAAAAAATTATGAATGCCCGGTTGACATTTGCAAACGGAGATCCTATAGTTCCATCCCCTCCTAGTCCTCCACCTCCATTTACATTTGACTCTTCTAATTCTATTTTAATTAATAATCAGAAAGATAATGAGGCGAATCCACAAAATTATAGTCCAGCCTATGCATTTGATTCGAATGAGGGGACGGAGTGGATATCATATTCGCAAAAAGTTTCCCAAACAACCGGATTGCCGCGTCCTCTGGAAAAGTGGGTCAGTGTTCAAGGAAGAGAGCCATTCACATTCAACAAGATTGAACTCAAGCATCATAGCGTACTTTTTCCAGATGAAGTGAAGTATAACCTCTATAATTATGATATCCAGACTTCCAATAATGGTGTAAATTGGACAACAATTAAAAGTGTAACAGGCAGTGTGTATTCGTCTGTTTATAGCAATACGTTTGATTTTGCTGCGCCGATTACCACCAAATACTTGAGGGTAGACACAACAACGCCTGTAAATCCGCAATATGCAACTCTGCATTTTCCCAACGATATGACCTCCGCGCGTATTACGGATATTAATTTGTATAATAACGGATCCAATGTGATCAATCCTCCTAAGTTGGATAACGGACGTTTCTCGCATGAACGCGACATTTTGAATGCCGAAATCCGCAGCAAGATGGAGTATAACAGCAATTTGGTCAGCTATAAGACTTGGGTGGCGGACGACCAGAATGCCATGTTTACGAATGTTACCTTGGACAGTTCATCTTCCGGTCCGCAGAAAGTAAAAATCCAATTGAGTAGTCCGACAACTGAAGGAGTTGTCAATGCAACGGGAACCGACAGGAATGTGATTTGGTTGACCCGAGATAACGAAACAGGATTTGTGTTTCGGGGAGCAACGGCAACCAAAGTAATCAAGGGCAACTATCAGTTGGGAGCGGACAACGTGATTATGTTGACACTGAATCCTGGAGAGACTGCGAAAATCGCTACTGTGTTGTATACGCACAGCGGATTGAAAGTGCCAGCTGGAATTGGTTCCATTCTCGTTAACAAAGATTTAACGACAGTGAAAAATATTGCTTTACAGAAATTAAATGCGATAACGGAAGCATCGATCGATACAGCCCGTGCCTATCATCTGAACTGGTGGAAAAATTATTGGTTGAAATCATATGTGAAATTAGACGACCCAGTCATACAGAATTATTATTACACTACGCTCTATATACTGGGATGCGCTATTCGTCAAACGCCAGATTGGGCCGAGCAGCCGAATGTGGTAGGCGGTTTAAACGGCCTATTCAACACGAATGATACTTCAGCAGCCGATGGCCATGCCGTTTTGAACTATAACTATGAAGCGCCATTCTATGGGGTGCATTCCAGCAACCGCACGGATATGCTTCAGCCTTATTACGCTGATGCTGTGAATTCTCTAAGTTTTGAGCAACAAAGAACGGCTGCGAGAGGATATCAGGGCACTTAA